The segment GCTTTTCTAAAATATCTAGCAAAAGCATCACCTAAACAATAGTTTCTAACATGCCCCATATGAATCCTACCACTTGGGTATGGAAACATACTTAAAATATATTTTTTTTCTTTTTTATAACTATCATCTGGCTCAAAACTATTGTTTTCATTCCAATAGCTTTGCCACTTATTTTCTATATCCTTTGGATTATACTCCATTAATAATCATCCTTATCTTGACTTTTTGCACTCTCAATTAAAGCTAAAGCAATTGAGAAAATATTTGCTACAACTGCACCAATTGCAAGAGATGTAGCCATTGGTTCATCACCAATAAAAGTTAAAACCATAAATGCAGGTATAAGGTGTAAGTCTGCAACTAGTGAACTTGCAAGTAATTCTGCTGCTAGTAGATTTTTTACCCCAATTTTTAAAATTGTTGAAATTACATTT is part of the Arcobacter arenosus genome and harbors:
- a CDS encoding DUF6394 family protein; amino-acid sequence: MDWGKVTYIFFSLMSLTTTAGFLYEPNAVALFLAAGVNVISTILKIGVKNLLAAELLASSLVADLHLIPAFMVLTFIGDEPMATSLAIGAVVANIFSIALALIESAKSQDKDDY